Genomic segment of Ascidiaceihabitans donghaensis:
GCTTTTGCCGGCCTGCCGAGGCGAACAGAATATCCACAGCATCACGGGCGGCTGTCGTGTCTGAACGCTTTGAATACGACAATGCCAACTGCGCCATTTCAGCAAATGAGATGTCGCGCCGCACAAGGTTTTCATCCACCATACGGCGATACAGATGGTCCAGTTGCACACCGCTGGCCTGCAAGGTCGCCGGGATCTGCGCGTACATCGGATCGCGCGTATCTTGATACAATTCCTGATAGGCCGACAAACGGCGAAAGCCTTGGATCAATTCGTACCCGCCGCCGATGTCTTCCACGTGGATCGGGTTGGACAGACCAACAGCTTGAATGGACGCCTTCAATTCAGCCAGTTCAGGGTCGCGTGACGCGGCGCGGTCACGGATCAACTTGGTGGTGTGAATATCTGTCAACGCGACCCGCGCCACGATGGCACCGTCTTTTTTCAACGCGACATATTCATGGGCAAGACGATCGTTTTCCGCGCGAATGTCAGCCTCGGCGGATTGGCGTTCTGTCAGCGCTGCGGCGTTTTCGGAAATGGCAGAGGCCATAGGCCCGCGCCGGGTTTCGCCCACGGTGGATATTGCCGGTGTGGGCTCTGCTTCAAAGTCGATGTCAAATACGCGGCGCTTGCTCATGTCTCGTCCTCCAGTTTGTCCCAGGCATCTGTCAGATTGGTGCGGAATTCCGCATAAGCCTGATCAAACGACGCCCGTGCACGTCGCCATGTTTCGCGCGTCATATCGCGGTAGTCGATTTCATAGATTGACGACAAAAACCGCCCCGATTGTTCAACGGCACGCGTCATTTCAATGGGGTGTTCCGTCAATCTATCCCCGAACACTTTGCCAAAGGCAGACTGCATTGCGCGGTGCAATT
This window contains:
- a CDS encoding ParB N-terminal domain-containing protein, with amino-acid sequence MSKRRVFDIDFEAEPTPAISTVGETRRGPMASAISENAAALTERQSAEADIRAENDRLAHEYVALKKDGAIVARVALTDIHTTKLIRDRAASRDPELAELKASIQAVGLSNPIHVEDIGGGYELIQGFRRLSAYQELYQDTRDPMYAQIPATLQASGVQLDHLYRRMVDENLVRRDISFAEMAQLALSYSKRSDTTAARDAVDILFASAGRQKRSYIRHFAHLLQVLGRDLMHAEAIPRALGLKVVKAIESNPKLVTQIAAVLRAHPKRDASEELGILSASLAGPKRAAAPVSAKSSAKTTLKLNRPEGQARCTATDGRFEVQLDRNFGAIDQRKLEAAVRSFLDQLAD